gaacggTGAATGCAGGTCAGTCTCCAGCCCTGGGAAATGGGAGTTAACATGCTCTGGTACTCACTACAAACCTTAAGATCCCTGAATAAATACTCTATTGCTATGTTGCAACAATATGAACTTGTACAGATGGATTTGTGCAGATCTATATGTTGCTTTTCATTTCTTTATTTTAACCCTCATCAAACCATCACATTACTGACTACAAGAATAAATGAGCTAATTGTTTCAATGGTTATAAATGTGTAATAAAAGTGTACCTGTGGATCAGGGTCTTTGACGGGCAGGTGTCCGAAGTGGCTGAGGATCTGACTCTTCATGTTGTCTCTGAGGGACGTGAACCAGGCCGTGGCCTGATCGTACACGGAGTCGTGCAGCTTCACCAGCTCCGCCAGCTCCTCACCCTCCAcctgagacacacaaacatacccatCAGAGGGAAGACTGAGATGgggctcgctcacacacacacacacacacacacacacaaacacacacacacacgtcttcatCTCCCAAACTCCCCACTATGCAACCCAAGAGCTGTAGGCGTAGGTACCTTCCTGTCCTCCAGGTAGTCGATCTTGGCGGTGTGGTAGCCATCCCTCTGTCCGTGGCTGAGCACTTTGAAGCGGGCCGCGCCCACCGTGTCCACCACCGAGCGCCCGTCGGGGAAGAACTTCACGTCCTTCACCTCCAGCATGCAGCCGTAGTCTGCAAACCTGCAGCCGAAGCATCAAACCATGGTCAGCCTTCTGTGCAGGTGTGTCATATTACCTTCTCTATAggagtgtatgggtgtgtgtgtgtgtgtgtgtgtgtccttacccTTTCACATCATCTGCAATGCACATGCCGAACTGCTTGGTGCCAGTCTCCATGGAGCGTCGGATCATGAGGCGGTAGCGCGGCTCGAACACGTGCAGGGGGCAGGGGATTGTGGGAAATGCCATGGTGCAGATGAAGATGGGCACTTCCTGGTTCAAGCTGAAAGGATTGAAGCAGAATAACAATCAGAACAACAATTAATCAtgcacaataaacacacactatattcaagattttaaaaatgtgtgtgtgtgtgtgtgtgtgtgtgtgtgtgtgtagacatccATGTGAGACTCACTTGGAGAGCTCCTTCATCTCCTCTTCATGGACTTTTTTCCTCTCGGCCAGCTCCTCTGCCAGGTAGCGCTGCAGCACCTCCTCCATTAGGAAGGTCTTACTGTACCCCCTACTGGCCAGGTACTGCAAGTGCACACAGGACATACACCACTGTTAACAATACAGCTATGGTACGGCTGGCATATGTCAACTGCAGTGGGTAAGTGAGTACGTATGAGAGAGTTCAATAACTGAATCAgactgtgtgtgagggtgtgcgtgtgttctgcatgcatgtgtgtgtgtgtgtctctgtctctttcagggagtgtgaatgaatgagtgtgtgtgtgtgtgtatataagtatgTGTATTCTCACCTCAGACAGATTCTCTTTGCAGAGCGGGCAGTTGGGATTGTGATCCATGCAGCGCTCCAGACACTTGAGGCAGAAGGTGTGTCCACAGGGGGTGGTGACCGGTTCATAGAACAGCCTGGAGagaaggaatggagagagagagagagagagagagagagagagagagagagagagagaagagagagagagagagagagagagagagagagagagagagagatggagaggaggagttaGGTCAGAGACACATGGAAAGCCTGTTTCAGCAGCTCTGCTCTGGTGTGAGAACAGGAGGGGTGTTAGTTTACCTCATACACAGAGAGCACTCCAAATCTCCACTGTCTAGGAGGTCCATAGGCACCTGCCTCACACCTGGAAACACGCGCAGGGCTGCTGACGAACTGGGACAATCTGGAAACAAAGACACACGAGCCATCAGTTAGGCCACTCCAAAAACAACCCAACCATTCGCAACAAACACAGGCACTCACAGGAGacgacccaaagtgctttacaattGAGGCCAGCAGAACAGATGATGTAAAATGCATAGATGAAAGGAACAGAGATTAATGGTGGAATGACTTGCTTAAGTAAAACAGAGGTcacatttattttaaactttAGCCATGATAGTCTGTTAAGTGCCTTTGCACACTCCTGTACAGTAGGTGGCGGTATGCACCAAAGAGTTGTAATCCGCCAATAAAGcaaagaaggagaaaaagaggtCACATTTCATCACAGACATAAGTCCTAACTTCACTGGACATCCGCAGGTAAACGGATGAGCCGTTTAAAGTTGAAGTGAAGTTAGGACTTGTGTCTGTGATGAAATGTgacctcttcttcttcttctcctccttctcggaaagaaaacaagcaaaatgtctcaaaaaaagagagagagaggtgagagtgaAAAGGTACCTGCGGGCCGATGGAGTTTGCAAGGGGGCGCTGGGCTGAGCTCCCCGGACCCCTTCCTCTTGAGTGTGGAGGGCACGGGCAGGGCGGACAGCACCGCCGTCAGGCTCTTGGGGTTCTCAAACAGGCCGTCGGGTTTGGGGATGGCCAGAGAGGAGCTGCCAGAGCTGGTGCTCTCACTGCCCCCGCTGCTCTTGGACATGCTGCCACTGGCGTCCTGTAGGCACGGCAACAGAGGAGGCGAGAGGGGTGGTGTGAGACTTGGCTACAGATAGTTTACTGATTAAGAAAATACGTCGCATGCGTCCATATGCTAATGTGGTCCACTGGGCAGTGATGGCTGCTGATTTAGAAGAGCGGGTAGATGCGAGAGAACATCTGGAGGTGCATGATGTCAGAGAATGGAGGTGCATGATGTCAGAGAAGGGAGGTGCATGAGGACAGAGTGAGAGGAAAGAAGTGGGTGGAAATTTGGGTGGGTGTGTCTAAATTCAAAGCCAACAACTCTCAAAGCCATCCTATAAGTGTTCAGCAAATGGTACAGGAATCGATAAGGAATCGTATCGATAAGCCGACTCGACAATTGCATCGATAACGATAATTTCTTAACGATGCCCATCcctaggtgtgtgagtgtgtgtaagtgtgagtgactGACAGTGTGTGGGGGTGGTCTCACCTTGGAGCATCCCGGTGCGCCGAAGGAGGGGGGCAGCGAGTTGACCAGGGAAGAGGGCTTCAGACGAGACGACGGTCCACTCTGCCTTGAGGGCAACGGGGCAGAGAGACCATCCTCCTCAAACACTGACGAGAAGAGCTCACCCAGGACCTGTgttaaaacacaaacagacacacacacgttagaaATGTGGCATAGACATCAGACAGACATCATAGGCATCAAGTTTTCTATCAGTATTTCTATCTGACAGACCCTGTCTCAAGACTCAATCATTAACTTGGTAATAGGAATCCTGTCTCAAGACTCAATCTATTAACCCGGTAATAGGAATCCTGTCTCAAGACTCAATCTATTAACCCGGTAATAGGAATCCTGTCTCAAGACTCAATCATTAACTTGGTAATAGGAATCCTGTTTCAAGACTCAATCTATTAACTTGGTCATTGGAATCCTGTCTCAAGACTCAATCATTAACTTGGTAATAGGAATCCTGTTTCAAGACTCAATCTATTAACTTGGTCATTGGAATCCTGTCTTTCAAATGCACTGACCAAGAGTCACAACCTTCCAGTGTCTCCCAGGAACTTATTCCAGTCCCATTCAGGCCAATCATTAGGAATGACCTGGATGCTTATTACTACATTGGACAGGACTCTGGGGGGAAGTGCTGGTaagtcacactgtgtgtgtgtgtgtgtgtgtgtgtgtgtgtgtgtgtgtgtgtgtgtgtgtgtgtgtgtgtgtgtgtgtgtgtgtgtgtgtgtgtgcagtaccttCTGTGCTTCGAGCTTGACCACGCTCCAGCCTGGCTTAAGGGCCACGCAGTAGAAATACTGCTGCAGTGCCTCCTCTGCCCTTCCAGCTGCACTCAGAGCCTTCGCCTTTGTATAGTGGGCCTGGGGATTTATGGCGAGAGAGCATGTAATaagaatagaccctttcaacaataaaaacaaagcttgaacattctatttggttcccaatctacttcctctgcattaagataacatatggaatgttaaaaaggaagtcttgtggggccaactatgatgctgataatggaactctctttaAGGGGGTATAGTATCCTGTAATGAGGTCAGAGTGGGCCATGGCATGTAGGTTAGGGGGTCAGGGGGCCAGAATGTCTGGTGCTGGACCAGAGATTTGTGCTAGTCAGACAGATATGTCACTCCAGGGTGTGTGGCGGTCATACTCACTTTGGGGCACTGAGGTTTCAGTCGGCACACGCTGTCCGCGTCCTGGATGGCTTGGCTGAAATTCCTCATTTCCATGTGCAATTCAGCGCGCCGTCCCAGCAGCCTGCAGATAGAGGGCGCTGTGGAGAAGCAAAGAGAGGCTCTGTCAAAAGTGCTGAAAACCACTAAAGAAATGGGGACAATTTATGAAGCAGAGTTTAAACTTGTAGCCCAGCCATGGCATACACACCCAAATTATGACTCATTCCAAAAGAGAGACTGCATACCCTCAGTGTTACTCAGATAGAAAAAATTTTGCTTATATAAGTATGTGTTGATGTAACACGTTATATAAATGCACTACTGTGACCTTCTCTCAGGAACCTCAAAAAACTTTAATTGTGATGGAATTCGCTAATATCAGAGCTCACTGATACTCTGGATTATTCCAAAGTATAAAATATAAACTCATAAAGAGCTCCAAAGTCAGCCCTATATATCTGGCGCCAGACACATAAGCAGACAATCTGCTTGCATAAAATCCAGGTCAAAGAAGTggaacagccccccccccccccccgttctcCGCATCCCACCACAGGCCTGACCATCCCTCACGGAACGTTCTGGCACACCTGTGCCTACTACTGTTACAGACTGAAAGGTAACACAATATGAGCCAGCATTTTTCATCACTTCAGTGGTATGACGGACCACAGTGTAGGACTGAACGAAAACCCTCAAATTGCCACTTATCACTGACCTGGGTTATCAGTCCAACGGGGGAAAGCACGGTCACAGAGTAGATTCTCTTCATTCTGGACACACGTCATTGCCAATTTGACATGTCAATGTGGAGGATACAAATACGTTCGCATTGGGTTTGTTGAGAGCCAAAACTGGAATCACGGAAAAAGCTGGATATGAGCAATGACTGACCCTTCCAGTGGCTAGTGAGACAAGATAACTGATGATAAAACAAAGTCCAAACTTTACTTCTCAAAAAAACTGTATTTACTGATAGCCAGTGTTGAGCAGGCTTTAGACTAGGCTCACATTCTTAGTTTAGAAGCACGTCtctgttcactgtgtgatggacacacacacacacacacaaccatttcCACTGGGCCCATTTTTATAGCACACAGGGGACATTCACACAGCACCACCCACGCTCtatcacacacagtgagagaacaGAGCAACACAGTTATTGCCATTGGACGCTGATACTGTGCTCAGTCCCCAGAGTCTGACCatgacacagcagcagcagcagcagcaggcccgTTGGTCTCTCACCACTACAACTCGTGTCTATTGTTCTCTCTCGTCATGTAACGACCCAGTATAGAGATCTGCTGTCCCCCGCCCCGCACTACTGAGTGCCCTACCTTACATAAACGGGTCAGCATCCAGCGACCCCGCCTGCAAAACCAGGTCAGGCCAGAGCAGATGCACAGGCATGCCGGATCCCAGGCTAGATTAATCAATCTGTCAGCAAATGTGACTTCCCTGCTAACTTACTTACAGAAGAATGGCTTAGACAAAGCACCCAAATGTTTCAGACAATACTACACCGGCAATGTTTTAACACTGATGTGTTCTGTGTGCTatgcgtaaaaaaaaaaagttcgaATAAATCCCTTTAAGACTGATTTCTACTGTCAGGTCACCCGCAGTATGAGCATTTCCGTCTGACATAACCATGTCTCTATTGAGGTTACTGCGCTCATAACAGCATTCCAACAGGGCACTGAAAAGCTCAGAGGAGTGTCTGCGACCTGGCCTAGTTCTGCAGGAGCGTAATAGGGTGAGACACATGCCCTCTTATGAAGTTAGAGACCCCCAAAATGAACCCACTTTGACTATGATACTGCACTGGGAGGCCAGGGCGCCCACGCATTTCACCCCAATCCCATACAGCCACGATGACGTTCAAGTAGCAGATGGTCTCTCTGGGGTGACGTGTGGCGGACGCCAGCAGGCCGCGAGTGTTTGTTTGGTAACATTCGAGCGTGTGAAAGCTCTGTACCAACACACACGTCTGTTCTAGCTCTCAATATTTTGCTGTATTGTAGAGATGACACATTTCATGTTTTACAAGCCTAAATGCTACTATCAGAACAAGAGCACACCGGCAAATTGCTTGGGAGTACACGCATGCGCAAACACAACAATCTAACTTTCATAACACCCCCTTCACTCTGATATAAGTATTATAAAACCGTATTGCTCCATGAAAGTGTCATTGCTTTCTCTATGTAAAGTTGGTCATTGCATTTCGTTTACAACTGTGCAGTCCATAAAGGTTATGCAACTGCAAAAGTCTTCAGGTTAAGAGGGGAAGTGTGGGCATCTGCATTACATGATGTTACATAGCTTGTTGTTAACTAGCTCAGCCTACTTGAAGTGGCGACCCCTGTAGTCGTTATATGACCACTACAGCCAAATGTAGGTCAATCAGTCTCGTTGCAAAACCAGCTACTCGGATGAGATGCAAATTACTTGCCAGTTTCTTACCTATTTCCACAGCTTTATTGAACTTTTCCAATGCGTTGGCCAGGTCATGTTTCTTCCACATTCCGTCTGCTTCCAACCAAAGTCGTCTGGATTTGCTTTCCGATTCAAACCATTTATCCAAAAGACTGCTGAGTACAACATTGACTCCATTAAATCCATGAATACGATTCTCGCcgtgtgttttgtttatttgggAATGACAACTGCTGCACTCCTTTGCTTCAGTGTCTTCCAGGCACCGCTTGCAAAATGTATGGCCACATTCTAATGTAGTTGGTTCGGATAACAGACACTTGCAAAGTTTACAACTAAATAAGTCCAAACATTCATCTTCCTCCGATCCATCTCTGTCAGCGCCCGTGCACCCGTTGTTAGACCTGCCACTTGTTTTTGAGTCGTGAGACGTTTGTCTTCCGTTGACAATGGTCTCAGTTTTGGGGTCGCTCAACTCCTTTCCGCGAATAGTCCGCGCAATACTTTCAACCAAAAGTCCGAGTTCATCAGGCAAAAGCCTCTGAATGTTTGCTGCTACACGATATGAGTCCAAAGCGTCCCCTATCCGACCAGCTCGAGCTAACGCGTCCGCTTTGCGTAAACACAGTCCCCGGTCAGGCTGGTGTAGATCTGCCAGCTGAGAGCTGTAGATCTCCACAGCAAGGTCGAAATCTCCAGCCCGACAAGCTTCCTCTGCAACCTCAAGCATTTCAGGACATAAACCCTGTGCGTTAGGGTTCGATATGTCATGAACAAAATGTTCCGTGTGGTTTTGTATTCCCGCGTCCATCGTTGTGTAATTGGCAGCAAAATGTGGGTTAAATTACACAGCTATCTATCTAGCAGTGTTACACAAGCTTCTTGCTAACACGAAGAGCGCCTCCTCCCATGTCCCAGTAAAATTATAAAACGAACCCACCGCAAAAGTAGGCCCTGCCCTTAAACATTACAAAAGTCAGATTGTCCAAACTGCCAAAATTAAGTGGAGCAGACAACGGCTACAGAAGCCCCACTTAAAGTGACTGTTGTATGCTGATTAATACCCTAGACATGTTTCATAACCAATATAGACCATAATCGCTTCCGTAACTATGATGCTCCGCCAAGAAGTCCTCAGGTAACGATAGCCTAGTTTCTGTAGTTGTGAAACGTTATCCTTTACCAGTCCCAACATTTCctttcaaaatgtaatatcaTGAAAATATATATCTACTGAGCCGGCTGACTTACTTATCTAACCTATCCTGGTGCACCCTAGCTTCAAACTGGTATTCTTGAAGGTCTAACGTTAGAGTGTTGTTTCGCAACACATTCGCGTAGCTATGTAACGTTGCTCTACTTCACCCGGTGAGCCCGATCGTTTCAAATACAGTCACTATCTGCCTTCCCCATTTCCTCCAGAAAGAATGTCCTTAATTTTCGAAAAAACGGCCACTCGACGTCCACTTCGCTCAATGTGTCGGTTTTTATATAAGACCCGATACCATTAACATTACCGACTAAATGGCCGGTGTTTACGTAAACCCTAACTTAGCGCCAGCCAGCTAACGGTTATCTAACCTAAGAAGAAAACTCTTGTTGCCTTTCTCTTGATTTCAGTCACTCATTGCAGTCCCGAGGCGTGTTCTGTAGCTCGTCTACATCATGTCACGATCCCGGATTCAATTTTGTTTGTATATATTGTATCCCTGATTTCAAAGTCGAATGAATTCGTTAGCAAGGCACTAGTACCACACATAACAACACATTGCTGGCTAACGAAATCTGCTCACACCGTCATCACCGTCCCGATACGCAGGCGCCACGTGACGTGCAGTGAATAACGCCATTGGTGAATTAAACATCTACCTTATATAACTACATAAATGGTTGTATAATCAGAGTTGGGTCTAACCGAAGAAACTGAATGAGCACAGTCCTCATGCAATCGGTGGTCAATGAATTCTATGACAGTTCAGTTGCCTACACACTATGAATTATATTTCACTTTGAATTCCCTTGCACTACATGGACTTTTTGTTATTAGCCTAGTGGATGGAAGCCTAATGCATTAAGTGAAACCCACCGCAACGCTTTGTTTATGCAAAGATTTATGTAAgaggttaggctactttatgTAACATATTTATTGGCCTACATAGAGACGAGCTAGATACGAGCACTGGCGTTATGAAATTAACTAGGCCATTGTTCAGTTTTTAAGCAGTTAATTTCATATATCGAGAATGTGGTCATTTGAAACGCTCACTTTTTGTAATTTAGTTGAAtttcagttgttagcctatcatAAACACTGTTATCACATCTGTGTTAATATCTTCCACCTCTGTCATATTCAATGGATTGTTCATTACACGTAGACTACCTGGAATAGCCTACGTATTACACAAAACATGAACAATCTAATCATGCATATATTTATTACATAACTCCGTCAAAAGAAATATAGTCTATAGATAATGTTTATTACGGCGCCATGTCCATTAAAAAACTGCCATCCCAAATACTATATGCAATGCAGATACCCCCAAACTATAGATTTGTTTTTGAAAATGGCAATTGAGCAGATGTAATATTTTCCAAAAGGTGCAGCTAGATGTTATCAGTGATTGCTTCTATTTCAAGAGAATAATGCATCTTTGCAGTTTATATGCTATcccgacaaacacgggacgtccACCGGACCTCATGccgacattcacgacgtccccgattggtcccgaacgtcatgttctctagcggacgttccggtgacctattgacgtccggagcaagttatcgtttggttattgcgtgacgtccggtgcaggactttctggggacgtcaccgtcaggtccctcggatgacatttgcatttggtcatttcaaatacctcctaaggacccgacaataacgttataccggggacatggtggggacgtttgtttattcacacatggcagcggagttgagagcgttctggctaccgcctgcaggacggagacatcacatccatgcacgacttcacgttacacgtctggggatgactaaagtatctatctatctagtctctagcagtagctgcattagcctaccgtagtctaagccaacatatcatacagtttatCAAGTTGTGCGTCTGTGAGCAAAGTAGAACCATATGTTCTActgccaatccaaacttttctcatctgttgttcctcgttggtggaacacactgccagttcctacaagggcagggacatccttctccattttcaaaaaactcctgaagacccagctctttagagaacatctcctctcatagcaacacttacaacaagtcttactgatcctagcactcaccagccgtcttaaactgacaagtaactgttaaaaacagcactcactgatgcacttactcttactgtactctaatgtttttaaattgtcctaaaattgttgagaattgctctaaaacttaaactgtttaccatgttgttagtcgctttggctaaaaaagcgtcagccaaatgtaatgtaatgtaatgtaatgtaatatgtctactttgctcatagatgcacaacttcataaactgggaaaagggttaaactcaaaatgtatgtgctacataattcagcatatctgcatgcagacatgctgaattatgtagcacatacattttgagtttaacgttaatgtataacgttacaaactagggaaaggattttatcaaaatgttagctgatgtgatgcttggtgtaacgttagcaaactCGCTTTTCTTAgcttctagcttagcctacaatgcactTTTCTCcagataactgtcattacgtgatgcatgtaacatgctctaaataggcagtggtttatttaacgtagtcacgtacttattatctgttttattttcagaaacacacacacggccgaattgggactgaaccggcttttggagctgaatacaatgcaataaaactagagaaatgttaaaaacagaccacacagcatttgtttagggttgtctagcaacataagtgactaggctacttcatttgtaaagcagaacgatctagctctacattgcagaagaattaaggatacCATACTAAATCcgcttcgttttttttttttttttttaccatcgcggaaatataaacgtcgcgcgcataacgtcgcggtgaccattacaggacgtcctctcaaagtctcgtggacgtcttttagacctcccgaacagaggtccgcgggacgtaaagggaaccctacacaatgtcgaggaggtgacgttcgccaggggacctttaggggacgtcgccaggactttattttatttactgGGATTGTCTTTAAAGATAGTAAGGCCTATTAAGTTTATAACACATGTAGATGTACGTTCAATGTTGTTTATTTGCATGCacaacattaggcctactgtcttATATCTTAAATCTTTACGTGATCTTACGCAAACTTTTACGCAAATTGTTGCAAAACTAACCCCTACCcctaacccctcattgctccccgagcgccgctgttgttgcaggcagctcactgcgccgggattaatgtgtgtttcactcacggattgggataaatgcagagaccaaatttccttcacgggatcaaaagagtatatattatgttgcaaggttggttttccgcctggggacgctaggcgcagcagggaaagtcaccattttcaccggaacaggtcatttaaccatccaaattatttctaaacaggtttattacgttgaaatagttgccaagtacCCCTTTAATGGTCCTTTGCTTTTTTCATAAggcagcataatgtaaacttccacagctatgcAGACAATTATATATTTCTGTGCATGGAGCCAacaaacccagatggcctttacTCCCTTCTCCCATGCttagcatagacagtaaaatgcTTAGCCTCCATtcatcagtggatgagcaacatTTTTTAAAAGCTAAATGACGATAAAacacttttggttggaccaaatcATAGCGAGACGTTATAGTAGTGTTGGGAACCTGGCACACCAAGTCAaatcaaaagtaacaagcctatACTTATACAGAGTTAAGAGTTAAGCTTCAAGCCctatatcagtaaagttacccAGCTTATTTCCACCTGataaacattgccaaagtggcCTTTTTaacacaacaaaatgcaaagaaATTAACCCATGCCTTTAttactagcaggttagactactgcaatacACTTTTTACTGTCTTCCAAAAAAGCATAAAGAAATTggaactcatacagaactctgctgctagacatttaaagaagccctatgcaacaattttagcaaaaatgaccttaattatgcaggttgagagtcgttctgatggttctacaacactttttgggtcgtttggtgctagtgcttctccgcggaaaaaaagaatatgcaactttctggtcacATCCCGAACATATTCCGGATGTGACTCATCGGATGTATCCAATCGCgtctcgaaaatgtagtca
The Alosa sapidissima isolate fAloSap1 chromosome 23, fAloSap1.pri, whole genome shotgun sequence genome window above contains:
- the lonrf2 gene encoding LON peptidase N-terminal domain and RING finger protein 2 — encoded protein: MDAGIQNHTEHFVHDISNPNAQGLCPEMLEVAEEACRAGDFDLAVEIYSSQLADLHQPDRGLCLRKADALARAGRIGDALDSYRVAANIQRLLPDELGLLVESIARTIRGKELSDPKTETIVNGRQTSHDSKTSGRSNNGCTGADRDGSEEDECLDLFSCKLCKCLLSEPTTLECGHTFCKRCLEDTEAKECSSCHSQINKTHGENRIHGFNGVNVVLSSLLDKWFESESKSRRLWLEADGMWKKHDLANALEKFNKAVEIAPSICRLLGRRAELHMEMRNFSQAIQDADSVCRLKPQCPKAHYTKAKALSAAGRAEEALQQYFYCVALKPGWSVVKLEAQKVLGELFSSVFEEDGLSAPLPSRQSGPSSRLKPSSLVNSLPPSFGAPGCSKDASGSMSKSSGGSESTSSGSSSLAIPKPDGLFENPKSLTAVLSALPVPSTLKRKGSGELSPAPPCKLHRPADCPSSSAALRVFPGVRQVPMDLLDSGDLECSLCMRLFYEPVTTPCGHTFCLKCLERCMDHNPNCPLCKENLSEYLASRGYSKTFLMEEVLQRYLAEELAERKKVHEEEMKELSNLNQEVPIFICTMAFPTIPCPLHVFEPRYRLMIRRSMETGTKQFGMCIADDVKGFADYGCMLEVKDVKFFPDGRSVVDTVGAARFKVLSHGQRDGYHTAKIDYLEDRKVEGEELAELVKLHDSVYDQATAWFTSLRDNMKSQILSHFGHLPVKDPDPQGNPNGPAWCWWLLAVLPLENRAQLTILAMTSLKDRLIAIRRVLIFVTRKRPR